GCCGGCTTTGGCGCTGACTGCCTCTGCGACTTTGATCGCCCGGGCCGATGGACATGCGTGAGTGGATCCGCTGCTCGTCCGCGCTGAGACGCTGCCTCGCTCAGCCGCAGCATTTACGGCATGACCGCACGCCCGAAGACGCCCAGTTGTCCTGGGACGCATCACCGACCGCTGTCGGTATCAAAGGAAGCGGCGCTAGCCAGGTGTAGCGAAGCTATCGGCTATCGGTGGATACATCCAATCCAGCCGCGGAAGGCAAATTATGTGGGCGATGGGCATGGCGGTTTGGCGCCAAAATTCCGGGCAGAAATTGAAGCTGCTACGGCGCGAAGGTGCGGTTTGCGCGAGCGCACTGAACGTTTGCTTGATTGCGGAGTCAACTATCAGCTACGTGCATAAATGCTATTTCGCGTAGATTGCCACCGCTGCGGCGAATGTAGGAGTACGTTCGCGAACCTGGGAATGATCCTGCCTAAGGGGGCGGCTATGGGGATCTTTCGTTGGGTGTGCGTCGACTCGGCTGTTGCTGTGTGCGTGTGGGGCGCTGCGTGGATAGCGCCGGCTCATGCCGAGCCGGTTGCCGATTGCGCTAGTTACCCGATCACAGGATTCTGTGCACCCGGTGGTCCAGACGCTCCGCCGGGGGCGGATGCGGGGTACGTTCCCGGCCAAGTGCCGCCGGATCCCAATGCGTCAGGGAACGCAATTCCCGATCTGCAGCCCGGAGGAGATGTCAGTGGTGGCGGGCCTGCTGCAGACGCGATCGGTGCGTATCTCCCTAGCTTCAACGATCCATCCATCGCAGAAGGCGACGGTTCGCACGTGCTCGGGTGGGTTGGATGTGGACTGGGTGTTTTCAATCCTTCTGTAAGGCAGATGTTTTCGGTACTCAATGCCCTCAACAAATGTGGTCAACGGGCGGGTATCTACGCCACCCGTGGATACTGGCGCGTCGGGGCGCTATGGGCTGGGGGAATCGTCATGATCTCCCAGAGAGCGCTACAGAGCCCCCTTCAGTACTTGCCAGAATGCATCGGACTTGGCGGTGACGTCGCTGGCGGCGGCCCCGGCGGTGGTCTGGTTTGCACCGATCGGTACGCCATCACGACGCCGAGTGACACGTACTACGTGGCGATAACCGGATTGCCAGGTGAGGTATGTGGCGCCATCGCCAGCGCACATGCGGCGTATCCACACTCGCCGTGGTGACTCACCAGCTGTCAGTCCAATCCAATCGATCATCGACCGAATGTAGGGGTGAGAGCTATGAGCATCTCCGTCCTTCCTGAAATAGCTGTGACGACCTATCGCTATCTGCGGGGTGGGTTGGTTGTCGCGGTCGCGGCACTGGCAGCAGGGGTATTAACCGACCGAGCCGGCGGAAACTGCTTCGAAGCGTCCATCAGCGCGTACTACTTCACCTCCGCCCACAGTGTTTTGGGACTGCCCCGGGTTCAGTTGACTCGCGGGGTGTGAACTTCAGGCCGCGGTTGCGACCGGTGTGTGGAGCAGTTCGAACTCTATCGGGGTGAGCCTGCCGAGGGCGCGTTGTCGCCGGCGTCGGTGGTAAGTCCGTTCGATCCAGGTCACGATTGCCAGGCGTAGTTCGGCTCGGGTGGCCCAGCGTCGCCGGTCAAGTACGTTGCGTTGCAGCAAGGCGAAGAACGACTCCATAGCGGCGTTGTCCCCGCAGGCACCGACGCGTCCCATTGATCCATGTAAACCGTTGTGCGACAGCGCGTGGACGAATTTTCTGGATCGAAATTGACTGCCTCTGTCAGTGTGAACGATGGTCGCGACAGGTGAGCGCAGAGCCACGGCGTGATCGAGGGCGGCCACGGCCAACGAAGACTTCATCCGTGAGTCGATCGAGTAGCCCACGATGCGGTTGGAGTAGACGTCTTTGATGGCGCACAGGTAGAGCTTGCCCTCGTCGGTGCGGTGTTCGGTGATGTCGGCCAGCCAGACCTGGTCGGCAGCGTGGGCGCTGAACCGACGTTGCACGAGGTCGTCATGCACCGGCGGTCCGGATCGACGGTTCAGCCCTCGCTTCTTGGCGAAGATCGACCAGATCCGCTCCTGGGAACACAGCCGGGCGACACGGTTCTCGCCGGCGATGATTCCGCGCCCGGGTAGCTCATCAGCGATGAACCGGTAGCCGAAAGCTGGATCGTCGGCGTGGATGTCGCGGGCCGCGTTGATCAGATGTGCGTCGTCCCAATCCCGCTGCGAGACCGGTGCTTTGCGCCATTTGTAGAACGCCTGGGTCGAGAATCCCAGGACCCGGCAGGTCACCGTGACGGGCACGCCGTCCGCGGCAAGGTCGAGGACCAGCGGGTACATCATTTTGGGTTGGCGTCCCGCGACAGATATCCGACTGCGCGGCGCATCACCTCGGCCTCTTGCTCGAGGAGTTTGATGCGCTTGTGCGCCTCGCGCAGTTGCGCAGCCATGTCCTCAGCATTGGCCGGTGAGGCGGGCTGGCTGCGGCCGTCCTCCCGGTCGGCGATTTTGAGCCAGCGGTGCAGGCAGGCCTCCGAGATGCCGAAGTCCTTGGCGATCTGGCGCAACGGCGCCTCGCCCTTGCGGGCCACGGCGATGACGTCGGCTCTGAACTCGGCAGGAAACGGTGTCGGCACGAGATTGATCCTTCCAGCAAGGACGAATCCTCACAGGTCAGGAGTCAACCAAACTGGGGTCAGTCCCTTTCGTGGCCGTGCTGTGCGCGGCGGGTGTGCTGATGATCGTGTACACCGGCGCCAGTCACACCGAAGATGTGCTTCTCAGCCTTGCCGGCGTGCTGGCGATCGTCGTCGCGATGGTTCCGACAGCACGCCCGGTGATCATCTGTGGCGGAGGGGAATTACCCCCAGGCTATGAGATCTCGAAGTCGGTATCCACCAACATCTGGGCAGTCACGATTGCACTCGTGCTCTCATGTCTTGCGCTGTGGTGCCGCCCCAGCCGCAACGATACTGCTCGCCAACATAAGAACAGCGTGCTCGGAACGTTCGCGACGTTGCTCGCATGGGTGCTGATTATCGGCGGATTCATCGTCTTCCTTGCGGACCAACCCCGATTCGATAAGTACGCGCATGGGGTTTCGGCCGTCATCATGTTCCTGGCAATATGCGCAACGGTTGGCCTCACCGCTCGGATTACTCTGGAGCAGAACGAAAGCGAGTGTCCGAACAAGCGCCGGTACTTTGCCTGCTATGTGACTCTTTCTGTGCTCATGGTAGTGACCATTGCCGGCGTTGTGGCCGTCCACCTGCTGCTCGACGGCTGGAATCATTGGGTCATTGTTCTCGAAACACTTTTGCTCCTTCAGTTTACGGCCTACTGGATCGTGCAGACGGTCGAACTATGGAGAGTTCAGAGTCGCGTCGAGCTGCTGACCGGTCAGGCTAGGGAGGCTATCGCGACCGAAAGGGCGGCATCCGGTTTGAAGGGGCTTCTCGATGACACCAAGCAAGTCTTGGCTGCCCCTCGGCCGGAGCGGCTCTTGCGCGCCATGTGACCCAAGTGCCGCCCCAACGAGACTCCGCGAAAAGAAGAAAGCCTCAGCACGCAACGACTATTGGAGGAACGATGACCGACCAAGATGCGGATGAAGCCGTTGACCATGTTGACCCAGCCGAGATTGCTGAGACGGAGACGTCTGGTGAGTGGGGCGAACTCGTCATCGACGTGGATGACGCTCCGACCGCAAGTGTAGTTGCCGCCGGATCTATCAGGACCGACGCTGTTCGCTTCGAACGCGTGAGCTGCGCAGGCGGCGTCACCGTCAAGTTTACGGTTCCTATCCTGGCCTTCGGATGGCGTTCGCGGCTGCGCAGTTACAACGCGCAGGGCGGGTTCATCGGACAATCACAGATCGTGGAGCTCAACGGCTCCTATCCGTCTGGCACGGCGATCGTCGTTGCGTATCGCGGCCCGTTCATCCGCGGCACCAAAGAGATCCGCGCATACGTTTGGTACGGAAATCCTGCCCAGGGTGACGGAACGATGTATTGGAACCTCAAACGGATCAACTGCTAGCGCCGCGAACACGCCGAAAAAACTCCAGCTACACGTCCGCAGTGTGCAGTCCGAGGCCTTCGACGACGATCCGACCAACAACCGCCCGTTGTGTTCATTCCGGCGTGCCTCTGCCGGCAGCAAGTTAGACAGGTGGTATGGGTGCAATGAGTATCCAGATGTGCCACACATCCAACGAGTAGACCGCGGCGGCAAAGGGCGCGAAACTTCGTAGGAGACGGTGTTGGTCGGTCAGGAGCAATGGCAGAGAGTTACGATCTCGGAGCCGTTGGTATCTACGTCGCCGGTGGTGTGGAGTTTGGTCGCCATACCCGTCTTTCAGATGGGTCGCGGATTCAGATCACTCAGGCTATGAGGTCGGCGGCGTCGGTGATCCCATGGGGCGACCGTAATTGAGTTCGACCTGAGGGCGTAGCTCCAGGTCTTGGGCTTGTTTCTGCGCTTGGGAAATCCATTTCTGGGTCACCATGGGCAGGTAGTAGGTGGCTGGTGAGCCCAGGACGTACTTGACGTTTCGATCGACGTACACCTGATTGTTCGGGTCGTTGAGCCCGATCATGCTGTAGTCCAGGTGTACAGCTTTGAGCTCTCCCTTTCCGCCGACGGAGTTGGCCGCGTTCCGGTTCTTGTCAGCCGGGGAGCCGTTGACGAGCGGATTGGGGCAGTCTGACCAGTAGTCGTATTGGCGGGAGATGACGGTCACGTTGTAGCGGGTGTCGTCGGGAAAGCCCGGGCCGGTGAAGCCGCCGGGGGCGTCATAGCTGTGGTAGATGAATTTGCATACCTTCTTGTCGGGCTCGGTGGGAGTGGGCGCGGGGACACGCGTGCATCCGTTGAATCTGTGCTCTGGGTCGCCGGTGAGGATGAATTGCACTGTGGCGGGATCGATATCGCTGGTCGGGCCGTAGCGGCGAAGCCAATCGTCTTGGACCTGTGCTCCCTCGCTGTGGCCCAGGACGATCTTGGGGCCTGCGGTCGAGTGCAGCAGCTCGTCGAGAAGGTCCGCACCCTTGTGAACGTTGGCAGCCGCGGGAAAGTTGTTGTACGGCACTTTGACTGTGGTGTTGGGCGCGGCGAAGAGTTCGCCCCGCAACCAGTTGCTCGGCAGCGGGAAGAACGCCGGCGCCAACGTGAGAACCGTGGCTCCAGCAGGTTCGGCGTGCGCCGGTATGGGCGATACCAGCCCCATGCCGAACGCCACGGACATCGCAATCGAGGCCATATGGCGTAGACGTTTCGTAACCCCCATTTGACGCTCCCTCCCCGGGAATGAAGCGAGATTCGCGAGAAATGAGGGCCAGTTGACCCTTCAGCTGCGGCTTGCAGATGTCGAATCCCGATATCCGAGGATCTACCCAGAGGGTTACCGTCACATCACCGTTCGCGCGATCGATGTCGACGTGAGACCGGATCGATGCCACATCGTCCCCTCGGTCGGACACCACTTCGAACGGCAGGATTGCGTGAGTTGGTCGAAACCGATTCGACTGCTGTTACTTTCGAAAGTTCTGACTAGCGGCTGAGAATTTCATACGCCGCCGCAACGAGTTCGGCGTTACCCGGTGCCGTCGACCCGTCGGGTAGCAGCACGGTGTCCTCCAGCCCGATGCGGGTTTGCAATCCCTGCGCGCCCGCGTGCGCGAGCAGCGGCCAGCAGCTGTCGTCGAGGCCGTGCAGCAGCACCGGCGCGGGCGACCCGGCACGACTTACGCGCGCCAACACATCGTCGGCGATCTCGATATCGCCGTCGGGCCCCAGCTCGACCATGACCCGTAGGCAGCGGGCAGCCACGGGAGAATTCGCCCAGGACTCCGCTGCTGCGGCGTGGAAGATGCCGGCCTCCACCCCGATACCCCGGTTCAGCAGTAACAGCGCCAGTTCTTCGGCGCCGGGTTCATCCCAGTTGACCGAGGCGAAATCGGGCAACACCGTCCACGCCTCCACAGTGCGCAACCGCCGATGCGGATCGGGCAGCGCCCAGAACCCGGTCGTCACGCCCAGCGGCAGGCCCGGTGCCGCCTGGCGCACGGCACTCACAGCGGCGGCGACAATCGCCGGTTCCAGCGAATCCACGCCGTCGGCAGTCTTGGGATGAAGGTGCACAGCCATGGCACCGGCACTTTGCGCGGCGACCGCGGCGGCGGCCAGCTGCTTCGGCGATACCGGGAGCCCGGCGTGCTCGTCGGGGGTGCGGGCGCCGTTGATGCAGGCTTTGATGTAGGGCGCTTTGATGCCGGGCTTTGTGGCCATACGCCATTCTGACGGTGCGTCCAAGAGGCGCTTTGTCTCGGGTGAGGTGCGTCTCCTGTGTGCCGGACCATATTGACGCGGGCGCAGCACGCATGTCATGGTCTTCGGGGAATGATCTTGATGTGTGCTCGGCAATGCCTGATTCGCCGAGATGATCATCAGATGACCAGTTCAGTGACTTTTCGGGAGCCTTGACGATGCAGTCAGCTATAGCCAGCGGATTGCTGTGGTTGATGGCGGCAACCTTGCTGATCGGAGCTGTCGGTGCCGTGATCGGCGCCGCGCCTCGGCGGACCCGTTCCCGGACTCCGCGCTCCTGCCCGTGTACCCGAGGCGACTGCTCCTCATGCCCGGCGCGATGGTCGCTGTGACACCGGGTAGCGGCACGCTCGCCCAAGACTGAATTCTCGCAGCCCTCTCCTGGCTAGGCTGACGCGCATGTGCACCCGAGTGATATGGCCGGACGCCGGCGGAGCCGTCCTGGTGGGACGGAACATGGACTTCCACAAGGACCTGATGACCAACCTGTGGAAGCAGCCGCGCGGTGTCACCCGCGACGACGGCGTCACCGGCGCGCTCACCTGGACCTCGAAGTACGGCAGCGTCATCGCCACGGCCTTCGACATCATTTCCGTCGACGGCCTAAACGAGGCCGGTCTGGCCGGTCACGTGCTGTGGCTGGCCGAATCCAACTACGGACAACCCGATTCCGGGCGCACCCAGCTCAGCCAGGCGATCTGGTTGCAGTACTTCCTGGACAACTTCGCCACGGTCGCCGACGCGGTCGACTGGATCGCCGAGACGGACGTGCAGGTCGTCCAGATGGATGACCCCACCGGCGGCAAACCGCCGGCCATCCATCTCGCCCTCGACGACGCCACCGGCGACTCTGCGATCATCGAGTACATCGACGGCAAGGCGCAGGTCTACCACGACCGGGCCTATCGGGTTATGACGAATTCGCCCACCTTCGACCAGCAACTCGAACTGGTCAAGACATTCACCGGACTGGGCGGCACCGAGCCGCTGCCCGGCTCGACAGAGGCCGCCGCCCGCTTCGCCAGGGCCAGCTACTACGCGAGCCGGCTTCCGCAACCCGCCGGTCAGGTCGATGCGATTGCGGCCATGCTGTCGGTGATCCGAAATGCCGCCCAACCCTTCCGGGTCCCGGATCCGGGCAAACCCGATGCGTCGCAGACGATCTGGCAGGTGGTGCTGGACCTGACCAGGAAGCGCTACGTCTACGAATCGACCACTCGGCCCAATATCGTCTGGGTCGATCTGGCCGATCTGGACTTCAGTGCGGGCAGCCCGCAGCTCAAACTCGACCTCATCGGTGAGCTCGCGGTGCAGGGCGGCATCGCGGGCAACGTCTCGCATCGGTTCGAGGACAAGGGCCCGATGACGTTCCTGTCCATGCAGCTGCTGGATCAGCTGAAGGGTTCCGCTACTCCCCGGTGAACGTAGGGGCGCGCTTACCGAACATCGCGGCGACCGCCTCGCCGAGGTCCTTCGAAGGCAGGAATGCCGAATTCCATGCCGCCACATAGCGAAGGCTCTCCGAGACTCGTGCGATGCGCTGCTGGTCCAGGACGTCCTTGACGCCGTGCACGGTCAGCGGTGGGTTGGCGGCGATCTCGGCGGCGGTGGCGTGCGCTGCGGCCAATGACGCCTCGGCGTCGGCGTGCACATCGTTGACCAGACCGATCTTCTCGGCGCGCGCGGCGTCGATGTCCTTGCCGGTCAACGCGAGTTCGCGCAGATGGCCGTCGGACAGGATCAGCGGAAGGCGGGCCAACGAGCCCACGTCGGCGACGATCGCCAACTTGACCTCACGGACCGAGAACTTGGCATCGGCACTGGCGTAACGGATGTCGACCGCGCTGATCAGATCGACCCCGCCGCCGATGCACCAGCCGTGCACCGAGGCGATGGTGGGGGTGCGGCAGTCGGCGACGGCACTGATGGCCTGCTGCATCGTGAGGATCGTCTTGTGGAAGTCGGCCCGGGCCTTGGCGCCGGCGTCCAGACCGGGCAGGGTGGCCCCCATCGCCGCCAGGTCCAGTCCGTAGCTGAAGTTCTTGCCGGACCCGGTGAGCACGATGGCCCGGACTCCGGCGTCGGCGTCCAGGGTGGCGAACACCTCGGGCATCTCGGCCCAGAAGGCGGGCCCCATCGCGTTGCCCTTGCCGGGGCCGATCAGTGTCACGCGGGCGACGTGATCGGCGATGTCCACGGTCACGGATTCGTAAGCCATGGGTGCAGGCTAACCCCGTCTGCGGATGCCTAGGGGACGGGCCCACCCAGCAGCACCTCGCGCACGGTGCTACCGGTCAGGAACTGGCACACCGCGTCGGCCAGCGACGTGGCGATCTCGATGTTGTCCGGTCCCAGGATGGACTGCTCGCCCTTGAGGATCGCGTTGACGACCGCCTTCTGAGTGGCCTCGTCGAGCTGGTTGTAGTCCGCGCACGTCATCGTCAGCGCATCGGGTGGTGGCGGGACATCCGGAACGTTCGAGCCCCGGGTGGGGAATCCCGGGATGGTGATATCGGGCAAGCCGGGAATCTCCGGTAGACCGGGGATGACCGGGGGACGGGCGCTGGTCGTGGTGGTCAGCGGCGGACCGGGCTCGGTGGTCATCGCAACGGTGCCCTCGGTGGTGCGTCCGCAGCCGGTCAGCAGCCCCAGTGCCATCAGCGCGCTGCCCGCCACCATCGTCGCCCGCGTGGCCATCCCCATCATGACCGCTCACCCCGGATCCACTCCTGCGCGAAGGCGAGGAATGCGTCGTTCTCGTGCGGAGCGGCGACCGTCACCCGAACGCCATCCTGCCCGTAGGGCCGGACCAGGAGCCGGTTGTCGGCGGCGGCATTGGTGAAAGCGTCGGTGCGCCCCGGGATCACCAACCAGACGAAGTTGGCCTGCGAGGGTGGCAACTCGTATCCCATCTCCCGCAGCGTCGCACTCACCCGTGCCCGTTCGGCGACCACCGCGTCGGTGCGGGCCAGCAGCTCGTCGGCGGCGTCCAACGAGGCGATGGCCGCGGCCTGGGAGATGGTGGTCGCGGTGAACGGCACGTACACCTTGCCCAGTGCGGTCACGATGTCCGGGTCGGCGACGGCATAGCCGATGCGCAGACCCGCCAGCCCATAGGCCTTCGAGAAGGTGCGCAGCACAACGACATTCGGGTAACGCCGGACCAGGCCGAGGCTATCGGGCAGTAGGCCGTCGCGGATGTACTCGACGTAGGCCTCGTCGATGACCACCAGGATGTCCGAGCGGACGGCGGCCACGAAGGCCTCCAGCGCGGCGGGGTCGACGACGGTCGAGGTCGGGTTGTTCGGATTGCAGACGAAGATCAGCCGGGTGCGATCGGTGACGGCGGCGAGCATGGCGTCCAGATCGTGGGTGTGGTCCTTCAGCGGCACCGGCACCGGCGTGGCACCCGCGGTGCGGATTTGCAGCGGGTAGATCTCGAAGCTGCGCCACCCGAAGATCACCTCGTCGCCGACGGTCGAGGTGATCTGGACGAGCTGCTGACACAGGCTCACCGACCCGGCACCCACCGAGATGTTCTCCGGGGCGAACTCGACATGCTTGGCCAACCGTTCGCGCAGATCGAGGTAACCGTTGTCGGGGTAGCGGTTGATGCCGGCGGCTGCGGCGCTGATCGCATCCAGCACGCCGGGCAGCGGACCGTCGACGGTTTCGTTGCTGGCGATCTTGATGGCGCCGGGCACCGTGCGACCGGGGGTGTAGGCGGGAAGGTCGGCC
This DNA window, taken from Mycolicibacterium neoaurum, encodes the following:
- a CDS encoding crotonase/enoyl-CoA hydratase family protein, which translates into the protein MAYESVTVDIADHVARVTLIGPGKGNAMGPAFWAEMPEVFATLDADAGVRAIVLTGSGKNFSYGLDLAAMGATLPGLDAGAKARADFHKTILTMQQAISAVADCRTPTIASVHGWCIGGGVDLISAVDIRYASADAKFSVREVKLAIVADVGSLARLPLILSDGHLRELALTGKDIDAARAEKIGLVNDVHADAEASLAAAHATAAEIAANPPLTVHGVKDVLDQQRIARVSESLRYVAAWNSAFLPSKDLGEAVAAMFGKRAPTFTGE
- a CDS encoding IS3 family transposase (programmed frameshift), translated to MPTPFPAEFRADVIAVARKGEAPLRQIAKDFGISEACLHRWLKIADREDGRSQPASPANAEDMAAQLREAHKRIKLLEQEAEVMRRAVGYLSRDANPKMMYPLVLDLAADGVPVTVTCRVLGFSTQAFYKWRKAPVSQRDWDDAHLINAARDIHADDPAFGYRFIADELPGRGIIAGENRVARLCSQERIWSIFAKKRGLNRRSGPPVHDDLVQRRFSAHAADQVWLADITEHRTDEGKLYLCAIKDVYSNRIVGYSIDSRMKSSLAVAALDHAVALRSPVATIVHTDRGSQFRSRKFVHALSHNGLHGSMGRVGACGDNAAMESFFALLQRNVLDRRRWATRAELRLAIVTWIERTYHRRRRQRALGRLTPIEFELLHTPVATAA
- a CDS encoding PE-PPE domain-containing protein, translated to MSVAFGMGLVSPIPAHAEPAGATVLTLAPAFFPLPSNWLRGELFAAPNTTVKVPYNNFPAAANVHKGADLLDELLHSTAGPKIVLGHSEGAQVQDDWLRRYGPTSDIDPATVQFILTGDPEHRFNGCTRVPAPTPTEPDKKVCKFIYHSYDAPGGFTGPGFPDDTRYNVTVISRQYDYWSDCPNPLVNGSPADKNRNAANSVGGKGELKAVHLDYSMIGLNDPNNQVYVDRNVKYVLGSPATYYLPMVTQKWISQAQKQAQDLELRPQVELNYGRPMGSPTPPTS
- a CDS encoding linear amide C-N hydrolase, which translates into the protein MCTRVIWPDAGGAVLVGRNMDFHKDLMTNLWKQPRGVTRDDGVTGALTWTSKYGSVIATAFDIISVDGLNEAGLAGHVLWLAESNYGQPDSGRTQLSQAIWLQYFLDNFATVADAVDWIAETDVQVVQMDDPTGGKPPAIHLALDDATGDSAIIEYIDGKAQVYHDRAYRVMTNSPTFDQQLELVKTFTGLGGTEPLPGSTEAAARFARASYYASRLPQPAGQVDAIAAMLSVIRNAAQPFRVPDPGKPDASQTIWQVVLDLTRKRYVYESTTRPNIVWVDLADLDFSAGSPQLKLDLIGELAVQGGIAGNVSHRFEDKGPMTFLSMQLLDQLKGSATPR
- the hisC gene encoding histidinol-phosphate transaminase, which produces MTARLRPELADLPAYTPGRTVPGAIKIASNETVDGPLPGVLDAISAAAAGINRYPDNGYLDLRERLAKHVEFAPENISVGAGSVSLCQQLVQITSTVGDEVIFGWRSFEIYPLQIRTAGATPVPVPLKDHTHDLDAMLAAVTDRTRLIFVCNPNNPTSTVVDPAALEAFVAAVRSDILVVIDEAYVEYIRDGLLPDSLGLVRRYPNVVVLRTFSKAYGLAGLRIGYAVADPDIVTALGKVYVPFTATTISQAAAIASLDAADELLARTDAVVAERARVSATLREMGYELPPSQANFVWLVIPGRTDAFTNAAADNRLLVRPYGQDGVRVTVAAPHENDAFLAFAQEWIRGERS
- a CDS encoding 3-keto-5-aminohexanoate cleavage protein, which encodes MATKPGIKAPYIKACINGARTPDEHAGLPVSPKQLAAAAVAAQSAGAMAVHLHPKTADGVDSLEPAIVAAAVSAVRQAAPGLPLGVTTGFWALPDPHRRLRTVEAWTVLPDFASVNWDEPGAEELALLLLNRGIGVEAGIFHAAAAESWANSPVAARCLRVMVELGPDGDIEIADDVLARVSRAGSPAPVLLHGLDDSCWPLLAHAGAQGLQTRIGLEDTVLLPDGSTAPGNAELVAAAYEILSR